The following are encoded together in the Kingella negevensis genome:
- the aroC gene encoding chorismate synthase codes for MAGNTIGQVFTVTTFGESHGAGLGCIIDGCPPNLALSAEDIQHDLDRRKPGTSRHVTQRREADEVEILSGVFEGKTTGTPIALLIRNTDQRSKDYGNIAQQFRPGHADYTYWHKFGTRDYRGGGRSSARETAARVAAGAVAKKWLKEQFGTEIICWVTQVGEKEIAFESEEFISHNPFFAANQSQIADLDAYMDSVRKSLDSVGAKLHIEARNVPVGLGEPVFDRLDAEIAYALMSINAVKGVEIGDGFDVVAQRGSVHGDELTPTGFKSNHSGGILGGISTGQTITANFAIKPTSSITTPRQSIDIEGNAVEIATHGRHDPCVGLRAAPIAEAMLALVLMDHALRHRAQNADVRVNTPDIAHLMK; via the coding sequence ATGGCAGGAAACACAATCGGACAAGTTTTCACAGTCACCACATTCGGCGAAAGCCACGGTGCAGGTTTGGGCTGCATTATTGACGGCTGCCCACCCAACTTAGCCCTAAGCGCAGAAGACATTCAACACGACCTAGACCGCCGCAAACCAGGCACCAGCCGCCATGTTACCCAACGCCGCGAAGCCGATGAAGTGGAAATTTTGTCAGGCGTGTTTGAAGGCAAAACCACAGGCACGCCGATTGCGCTGTTAATCCGCAACACCGACCAACGCAGCAAAGACTACGGCAACATCGCGCAACAATTCCGTCCTGGACACGCAGACTATACTTATTGGCACAAATTCGGCACGCGCGATTATCGTGGCGGTGGTCGCAGTTCGGCGCGTGAAACGGCGGCGCGTGTGGCGGCTGGCGCGGTGGCGAAAAAATGGTTGAAAGAGCAATTCGGCACGGAAATTATTTGTTGGGTTACGCAAGTTGGCGAGAAAGAAATCGCGTTTGAAAGCGAAGAATTTATTTCGCACAATCCATTTTTCGCCGCCAATCAGTCGCAAATTGCTGATTTGGACGCGTATATGGACAGCGTTCGCAAATCATTGGACAGCGTGGGTGCGAAATTGCATATTGAAGCGCGAAACGTGCCTGTGGGTTTGGGCGAGCCTGTGTTTGACCGTTTGGACGCGGAAATTGCTTACGCATTGATGTCGATTAACGCGGTGAAAGGTGTGGAAATTGGCGACGGTTTTGATGTGGTGGCGCAACGTGGCAGCGTTCACGGCGATGAATTGACACCAACAGGTTTTAAATCGAATCATTCTGGCGGCATTTTGGGTGGCATTTCAACAGGTCAAACGATTACGGCAAATTTTGCAATTAAGCCAACGAGTTCAATCACTACGCCGCGGCAAAGTATTGATATTGAAGGCAATGCGGTGGAAATTGCCACGCACGGACGACACGACCCTTGTGTCGGTTTACGCGCAGCACCGATTGCGGAAGCGATGCTCGCACTGGTGTTGATGGACCATGCGTTGCGACACCGCGCTCAAAATGCGGACGTGCGTGTGAATACGCCTGACATTGCGCATTTAATGAAATAA
- a CDS encoding TerC/Alx family metal homeostasis membrane protein, translating to MTEHLGFPIETVAVFVVLSVGAILIDLFAHKDEKPMTLKSATLWSLFWVAVSIAFGGYLWFHHGSEMASLYFTGYALEKVLSVDNLFLMMAVFASFKIPEGLRHRVLYWGIIGAIVFRMIFVAIGTGLLALGAYVELIFAAIIAFAAVMILKGGDDNDDENVDYSEHFAYKLVHKFFAVFPRLYGHNFFLNADELAKAKAEFPDAHLELAGEDVKHPEESHPQPMKKGALVATPLFLCLAVIELSDVMFAFDSVPAVIAVSKEPLIVYSAMMFAILGLRTMYFVLEALKGLLVHLEKAVVFLLFFIAFKLALAATNHLFHHGWEISANASLVVVLVVLATGVLASFVFPEKKES from the coding sequence ATGACGGAACACTTAGGTTTCCCTATTGAAACAGTAGCGGTTTTTGTGGTGCTATCGGTGGGGGCAATTTTGATTGACCTTTTCGCGCACAAAGATGAAAAACCGATGACGCTCAAAAGCGCGACTTTGTGGTCGCTGTTTTGGGTGGCGGTGTCTATCGCGTTTGGTGGTTATTTATGGTTTCATCACGGCAGTGAAATGGCGAGCTTGTATTTCACAGGTTACGCGCTGGAAAAAGTGCTGTCGGTGGATAATTTGTTTTTGATGATGGCGGTGTTTGCGTCTTTCAAAATTCCTGAAGGTTTGCGCCATCGTGTGCTGTATTGGGGGATTATTGGGGCGATTGTGTTCCGCATGATTTTTGTGGCGATTGGCACAGGATTGCTGGCGTTAGGCGCGTATGTTGAGCTGATTTTTGCGGCGATTATTGCGTTTGCGGCGGTGATGATATTAAAAGGCGGCGATGACAATGATGATGAAAACGTGGATTATTCGGAACATTTTGCCTATAAATTGGTTCACAAATTCTTCGCTGTATTTCCGCGTTTGTATGGACACAATTTCTTTTTGAATGCGGACGAGTTGGCAAAGGCAAAAGCGGAATTTCCTGACGCTCATTTGGAACTAGCGGGCGAAGATGTGAAACACCCTGAAGAAAGCCATCCGCAACCGATGAAAAAAGGAGCTTTGGTGGCAACGCCGTTATTCTTGTGTTTGGCGGTGATTGAGTTGTCTGATGTGATGTTTGCGTTTGACAGCGTGCCTGCGGTGATTGCGGTGTCTAAAGAGCCGTTGATTGTGTATAGCGCGATGATGTTTGCGATTTTGGGCTTGCGAACGATGTATTTTGTTTTAGAGGCGTTGAAAGGCTTGTTGGTGCATTTGGAAAAAGCGGTGGTGTTTTTGCTGTTTTTCATTGCGTTTAAACTGGCTTTAGCGGCGACTAATCATTTGTTCCATCACGGTTGGGAAATCTCGGCGAATGCGTCTTTGGTTGTGGTGTTGGTGGTTTTGGCGACTGGCGTGTTGGCTTCGTTTGTGTTCCCTGAGAAAAAAGAATCATAA
- the gloB gene encoding hydroxyacylglutathione hydrolase, translating to MSSLKIIALPAFNDNYIWLLQRGNQAVCVDTGQAEPVLNYLREHNLTLAQIWVTHPHGDHTLGIAELQQHFPDCQVFGAADIQAANQRVGEGDVIEWQGLTAQVWHTAGHTAHHLSYVLQDGEQAHIFCGDTLFSAGCGRVFPDGRVDWLHHSLQRINTQPENTLLYPAHEYTAANLRFAAHIEADNADVQAALRETVAPSLPVSLAHEQRVNPFLRVHLPEVRVRVQQLAGQALVDDEAVFATLRELKNQF from the coding sequence ATGAGCAGCCTGAAAATCATCGCGCTGCCAGCGTTTAACGACAACTACATTTGGCTGCTGCAGCGCGGCAATCAAGCCGTTTGCGTGGATACAGGGCAGGCAGAACCTGTGCTGAATTATCTGCGTGAACACAATCTCACGCTGGCGCAAATTTGGGTTACGCACCCACATGGCGACCACACGCTAGGCATTGCCGAATTGCAGCAACATTTCCCCGATTGCCAAGTGTTTGGCGCGGCGGACATTCAGGCTGCGAACCAGCGAGTAGGAGAGGGCGATGTGATTGAATGGCAAGGCTTAACCGCGCAGGTTTGGCACACGGCAGGACACACTGCCCATCATCTTTCGTATGTGTTGCAGGACGGTGAACAGGCGCATATTTTTTGTGGCGACACGCTGTTTTCTGCAGGCTGTGGGCGCGTGTTTCCAGACGGGCGCGTGGATTGGCTGCACCACAGTTTGCAGCGAATCAACACGCAGCCTGAAAACACGTTGCTTTATCCAGCGCACGAATACACGGCGGCGAATTTGCGTTTTGCAGCGCATATTGAAGCGGACAATGCCGATGTTCAGGCTGCGTTGCGCGAAACCGTTGCGCCCAGTTTGCCCGTTTCGCTGGCGCATGAACAGCGCGTGAACCCGTTTTTGCGTGTGCATTTGCCTGAAGTTCGGGTGCGTGTGCAGCAGTTAGCAGGGCAAGCGTTGGTAGACGACGAAGCGGTTTTTGCCACGTTGCGCGAATTGAAAAATCAGTTTTAA
- a CDS encoding phosphoesterase — MSKIFFTSDLHFSHRNIAKFCPTFRPATSDPAELDEFMIACWNETVSSDDVVYNLGDLSFARDFKQLENVLRRLNGTHHLIYGNHDGQVEQHIQRLQNTPKHDGLPMIATAQDYLKLRLPEINNTLILFHYPIDEWDGCHKGWYHLHGHIHDRVTQLQGRILNVGWDLHGRFLTAQDVDDFLRDLPKISHFDGKSLNFVDDVAQNAKLIRAELQRLNK, encoded by the coding sequence ATGTCAAAAATCTTTTTCACATCGGATTTGCATTTTTCGCACCGAAACATTGCGAAATTTTGTCCGACTTTCCGTCCTGCAACCAGCGACCCTGCGGAGTTGGACGAGTTTATGATTGCGTGTTGGAATGAAACGGTGTCCAGCGATGACGTGGTTTACAATTTGGGCGATTTGTCTTTCGCGCGTGATTTCAAGCAGTTGGAAAATGTGTTGCGCCGTTTGAATGGCACGCACCATTTGATTTACGGTAATCATGACGGACAAGTGGAGCAGCACATTCAGCGTTTGCAAAACACGCCGAAGCATGACGGTTTGCCGATGATTGCCACGGCGCAGGATTATTTAAAATTAAGGCTGCCTGAAATCAATAATACGTTGATTTTATTTCATTATCCGATTGATGAATGGGACGGCTGCCACAAGGGCTGGTATCATTTGCATGGGCATATTCATGACCGTGTAACGCAGTTACAGGGGCGGATTCTGAATGTGGGTTGGGATTTGCATGGGCGATTTTTGACGGCGCAAGATGTGGACGATTTTTTGCGTGATTTACCGAAGATTTCGCATTTTGATGGTAAATCGCTGAATTTTGTAGATGATGTGGCACAAAATGCGAAATTGATTCGAGCGGAATTGCAGCGCTTGAATAAATAA
- a CDS encoding DIP1984 family protein produces MKLAQALIERADLQRKLAQLSQRLQQNAQYQDGEMPSENPAELLAEYHQAADSLENLVVQINQRNSQITLPNGTTMTAALAQRDRLKAEHATLIKLADAATPEQNRYSRSEIKMLSAVNVRDIRKQADQIAKRCRELDMQIQESNWLNDL; encoded by the coding sequence ATGAAACTCGCACAAGCATTGATTGAACGCGCTGATTTGCAACGAAAATTAGCGCAACTCTCGCAACGATTGCAGCAAAACGCGCAATACCAAGACGGCGAAATGCCCAGCGAAAACCCAGCCGAATTATTGGCGGAATATCATCAAGCTGCTGATTCGTTGGAAAATTTGGTGGTGCAAATCAACCAACGCAACAGCCAAATCACGTTGCCAAACGGCACAACCATGACCGCCGCGCTGGCGCAACGCGACCGATTGAAAGCGGAACACGCCACGTTAATCAAATTAGCGGACGCGGCAACGCCTGAACAAAATCGTTATAGTCGCAGTGAAATCAAGATGTTGTCAGCAGTTAATGTGCGAGATATTCGCAAGCAAGCCGACCAAATCGCCAAGCGTTGCCGTGAATTGGATATGCAAATTCAGGAATCTAATTGGTTGAATGATTTATAA
- a CDS encoding sulfite exporter TauE/SafE family protein: MIEPMSLLTLFLLGFFGGTHCVGMCGGLSTVFALQLPPHIRRIWLIILMNLGRICSYVLVGMLMGALSQIGSFLVHTHALQVGLFVCANVLLLMMGLYLAGILAWAAKIEGLGKPIWRSVQPCLNRLLPIRSVPACFGVGLLWGWLPCGLVYNASLYALGSGSAWKGGLYLLAFGLGTLPNLLAAGLFAAQLREILQKRAVRLVAGLVVCGWAVWQLVGILI, from the coding sequence ATGATTGAGCCGATGTCGCTTTTGACTTTATTTTTGCTGGGCTTTTTTGGGGGGACACATTGCGTGGGAATGTGCGGTGGTTTGAGTACGGTTTTTGCATTGCAGTTGCCGCCGCATATTCGGCGCATTTGGCTGATTATTTTGATGAATTTGGGCAGAATTTGCAGCTATGTTTTAGTGGGAATGCTAATGGGGGCGTTGTCGCAAATAGGGAGTTTTTTGGTGCATACGCATGCGCTGCAAGTGGGTTTGTTTGTGTGTGCGAATGTGTTGCTGCTGATGATGGGGCTTTATTTGGCTGGGATTTTGGCGTGGGCGGCAAAAATTGAGGGGCTGGGAAAACCGATTTGGCGCAGTGTGCAGCCGTGTTTAAACCGTTTGCTGCCGATTCGTTCTGTGCCTGCGTGTTTTGGGGTGGGGTTGTTGTGGGGATGGTTGCCGTGTGGCTTGGTTTACAATGCGTCGCTTTATGCGCTGGGTAGTGGCTCGGCTTGGAAAGGTGGGCTGTATTTGCTGGCGTTTGGGTTGGGGACGTTGCCGAATTTGTTGGCGGCTGGGTTATTTGCGGCGCAGTTGCGTGAGATTTTGCAGAAAAGAGCGGTGCGGTTGGTGGCTGGGCTGGTCGTGTGTGGTTGGGCGGTTTGGCAGTTGGTTGGGATATTGATATAG
- the rtcR gene encoding RNA repair transcriptional activator RtcR, which translates to MNISKKNVVVSFLGTVLDSGMGQGRWRKWRPNVAMNQRDDLKIDRIELFIQEKFLDLANQVKADIQQVSPETEVNFVPIEMNNPWDFSEVYTKLHDWAIHYPFDTEQENYLTHITTGTHVAQICLFLLVESRQIPSMLLQTSPPKNQYKNMEKGDVGSYEIIDLDLARYDVLAQRLAAVRDDAVLYLKSGIPTKNQKFNQMIAEIEQIALNSPSPILLNGATGAGKSMLAKRIFELKKSRHLISGQFVDVNCAVLRGDGAASALFGHKKGAFTGAADKRDGWLKTADKGVLFLDEIGELGLDEQAMLLKAIEEKRFYPVGSDSEVASDFQLIAGTNRDLRAEVRAGRFREDLFARINIWQYTLPDLAERREDIEPNLVHQLALVSQELGRTTRFNTEAKRVYLDFALSAQAVWRGNFRDLAASVVRLATLAPDGRISVELVRAEIERLKWQWQDDDFSKKDVFRLPEKVNLDELDYFDRMQLENVIAVCRQHKTLAAAGRALFDVSRLVRVKPNDSDRLRKYLGKFGLSWEDITQPESV; encoded by the coding sequence ATGAATATATCTAAAAAGAATGTCGTGGTTAGTTTTCTTGGCACGGTGCTGGATTCGGGCATGGGTCAAGGGCGTTGGCGAAAATGGCGACCGAATGTGGCGATGAATCAGCGTGATGATTTGAAAATTGACCGTATTGAATTGTTTATTCAAGAGAAATTTTTAGATTTAGCCAATCAGGTTAAAGCGGATATTCAGCAGGTTTCGCCTGAAACGGAAGTGAATTTTGTGCCAATTGAAATGAACAATCCTTGGGATTTCAGCGAAGTTTATACCAAACTACACGATTGGGCGATTCATTATCCTTTTGATACAGAACAAGAAAATTATTTAACGCACATTACAACAGGTACGCACGTCGCGCAGATTTGTTTGTTTTTGCTCGTGGAAAGTCGGCAAATTCCGTCTATGCTGTTACAAACGTCGCCGCCGAAAAATCAGTATAAAAACATGGAGAAAGGCGATGTGGGGTCGTATGAAATCATTGATTTGGATTTGGCGCGGTATGATGTGCTGGCACAGCGTTTGGCGGCGGTGCGTGATGATGCGGTGTTGTATTTGAAAAGCGGCATTCCCACTAAAAATCAAAAGTTTAACCAAATGATTGCCGAGATTGAACAAATCGCGCTCAATTCGCCGTCCCCTATTCTGCTCAACGGTGCAACTGGGGCTGGCAAATCCATGTTGGCAAAACGTATTTTTGAATTGAAAAAATCCAGGCATTTGATTTCAGGACAATTTGTTGATGTGAATTGTGCAGTTTTACGTGGTGACGGTGCGGCTTCAGCGTTGTTCGGACATAAAAAAGGCGCGTTCACAGGTGCGGCAGACAAGCGCGACGGCTGGCTGAAAACGGCAGACAAAGGCGTGTTATTTTTAGACGAAATCGGCGAATTGGGTTTGGACGAACAGGCGATGTTGCTCAAAGCGATTGAAGAAAAACGATTTTATCCAGTCGGCAGCGATAGTGAAGTGGCGAGCGATTTTCAGTTGATTGCTGGCACAAACCGCGATTTACGCGCCGAAGTTCGCGCTGGGCGGTTTCGAGAAGATTTATTTGCGCGGATTAATATTTGGCAGTACACGCTGCCTGATTTGGCGGAACGGCGTGAGGATATTGAGCCGAATTTGGTGCATCAGTTGGCGTTGGTATCGCAAGAGTTAGGGCGGACAACACGCTTTAATACGGAGGCGAAGCGGGTTTATTTGGATTTTGCATTGTCGGCACAGGCAGTTTGGCGTGGGAATTTTCGGGATTTGGCGGCGAGTGTGGTGCGTTTGGCGACACTTGCGCCTGACGGGCGGATTTCGGTGGAGTTGGTTCGCGCGGAGATTGAGCGGTTGAAATGGCAATGGCAAGATGATGATTTTTCAAAGAAAGATGTTTTCAGGCTGCCTGAAAAAGTGAATTTAGATGAATTGGATTATTTTGACCGTATGCAGTTGGAAAATGTGATTGCGGTTTGTCGGCAGCATAAAACGCTGGCGGCAGCAGGTCGTGCGTTGTTTGACGTGTCGCGGTTGGTGCGTGTAAAGCCGAATGATAGTGATAGGCTGCGGAAGTATTTGGGGAAATTTGGGTTGAGTTGGGAAGATATAACGCAGCCTGAAAGCGTGTAA
- a CDS encoding NUDIX hydrolase, whose translation MDLTETQISSTPIDHSNFLHIDCDHIRLPNGNEQTRVVVRHPGASCVLAVTPENKVVLVRQWRYAVGHDTLEIPAGKLDEGEDPAVCALRELGEETPYTAERVEKIAHFYSAPGFCNEVLHLYRAVNITPTSTLSPDQDEFVETEFLSKDEARAAIATGKILDAKTLIALQFWLAE comes from the coding sequence ATGGACTTAACCGAAACCCAAATCAGCTCAACCCCCATCGACCACAGCAACTTTTTGCACATCGACTGCGACCACATTCGGCTACCAAACGGCAACGAACAAACACGCGTAGTCGTGCGACATCCAGGCGCATCGTGCGTGTTAGCCGTAACGCCAGAAAACAAAGTTGTGCTGGTGCGTCAATGGCGATACGCAGTTGGACACGACACATTAGAAATCCCAGCAGGCAAATTGGACGAGGGTGAAGACCCAGCCGTTTGCGCCTTGCGTGAACTGGGCGAAGAAACGCCATACACCGCCGAGCGTGTCGAAAAAATCGCCCATTTTTACAGCGCCCCAGGCTTCTGCAACGAAGTCTTACACCTATACCGCGCCGTAAACATCACGCCAACCAGCACCCTGTCGCCAGACCAAGATGAATTTGTGGAAACCGAATTTTTGAGCAAAGACGAAGCGCGCGCCGCGATTGCCACAGGCAAAATTTTAGACGCGAAAACATTGATTGCCTTGCAATTTTGGTTGGCAGAATAA
- a CDS encoding DUF808 domain-containing protein → MAIASLFTLLDDIASVLDDVALMTKMAAKKTAGVVGDDLALNANQVTGVRTDRELPIVWAVAKGSLINKVILIPIALILAVYAPSLITPLLMIGGAYLCFEGVEKLLEKFFHHEEETRTEVVSDTLDSEKDKIKGAIRTDFILSAEIIILALGEVQNATLLVKLIALATVGIGITFGVYGLVGVIVKIDDFGMFLMRKPSRLKQMIGQGLIAFMPWFMRSLSVVGTIAMFLVGGGIFTHYVSWLHHFHWDSSLMNMGFTFVVGIIVGAIVCAIVLPLGKPLKKSH, encoded by the coding sequence ATGGCAATAGCTTCTTTATTTACGCTATTAGACGACATTGCTTCGGTGCTGGACGATGTGGCATTGATGACGAAAATGGCAGCAAAAAAAACGGCTGGTGTGGTGGGCGATGATTTGGCTCTGAATGCGAACCAAGTAACTGGCGTTCGGACAGACAGGGAATTGCCGATTGTGTGGGCGGTGGCGAAAGGCTCGCTGATAAACAAGGTTATTTTGATTCCGATTGCGCTGATTTTGGCGGTGTATGCGCCAAGTTTGATTACGCCTTTACTGATGATTGGCGGCGCGTATTTGTGTTTTGAAGGCGTGGAAAAATTGCTAGAGAAGTTTTTTCATCATGAAGAAGAAACGCGCACGGAAGTAGTGAGCGACACGCTGGATTCTGAAAAAGATAAGATTAAGGGCGCGATTCGCACGGATTTTATTTTATCGGCTGAGATTATTATTTTGGCGTTGGGCGAAGTTCAAAACGCGACGTTGCTTGTTAAACTGATTGCACTTGCGACTGTGGGTATTGGGATTACGTTTGGCGTTTATGGTTTAGTCGGTGTGATTGTGAAAATTGATGATTTTGGAATGTTTTTAATGCGCAAACCGAGTCGTCTGAAACAAATGATTGGTCAAGGGCTGATTGCGTTCATGCCGTGGTTTATGCGTAGTTTGAGCGTGGTTGGCACGATTGCGATGTTCTTAGTGGGCGGTGGGATTTTCACACATTATGTGAGTTGGTTGCACCATTTTCATTGGGATAGCAGCTTGATGAATATGGGATTTACTTTTGTGGTTGGGATAATTGTTGGCGCGATTGTTTGTGCGATTGTGCTGCCGTTGGGGAAACCACTAAAGAAATCTCACTAA
- a CDS encoding RNA ligase: MQKFILLRGHQGSGKSTFAAQKIAEFQRDYPNAQIIHIENDKELTDENGVYHFDPEKLAKAQQKGMATFKNALKQGQQSPHSDVLIVNSNTNQKANACHALLDLAKKHRFATEVYRLHNFYPNAHNVPEREVLAAYHRLNQNHVKDEQHVPAICPISAEQQVVIDEMNAFQRTPLDFDETQQTYVTKRFLQYGQRDFTAKASRQYPELRVLKYRRHVFYDNCFNDALVEMRGLVLDSHDNIIIRPFKKVFNYSELVAKNSKYPIEIPDDFRVDAVVKVNGFLGCCTHIRLPENHTNYGANFNNKTLFSTTGSLDSDFAKMTAKHCSQYENMFSDYPNHTFLFEVCDPIDVHIIREAFGATLIGVIEVATGRQWREQELDDIAARYDVKRPQVIENISFGELKALLKTVEHEGFMVFDSATKEMLFKLKSPYYLVSKLFGRSTADNLSRKLDKRHVDEEFYPLIDYISANQSYFNELAELDKIAFIQEFLRNVV; this comes from the coding sequence ATGCAAAAATTCATTTTATTACGCGGACATCAAGGCTCGGGCAAATCCACCTTTGCCGCGCAAAAAATCGCCGAATTTCAACGCGATTACCCCAATGCGCAAATCATTCACATTGAAAACGATAAAGAATTAACAGATGAAAACGGCGTGTATCATTTTGACCCCGAAAAATTAGCCAAAGCCCAACAAAAAGGCATGGCGACATTCAAAAACGCGCTCAAACAAGGGCAACAATCGCCGCATTCCGATGTATTAATCGTCAATTCTAATACCAATCAAAAAGCCAACGCTTGCCACGCTTTACTGGATTTGGCGAAAAAACATCGTTTTGCAACAGAAGTTTACCGTTTGCATAATTTCTACCCAAACGCACACAATGTACCTGAACGCGAAGTTTTAGCCGCGTATCATCGCTTAAATCAAAATCACGTGAAAGACGAGCAGCACGTTCCAGCGATTTGCCCGATTTCTGCCGAGCAACAGGTGGTAATTGATGAAATGAATGCGTTTCAGCGCACGCCATTGGATTTTGATGAAACACAGCAAACCTATGTTACCAAACGATTTTTACAATACGGACAGCGCGATTTTACCGCCAAAGCATCGCGCCAATATCCTGAATTGCGCGTGTTGAAATACCGCCGCCATGTGTTTTACGACAATTGTTTTAATGATGCGCTGGTGGAAATGCGCGGTTTGGTGCTGGATTCGCACGATAACATCATCATTCGTCCGTTTAAAAAAGTGTTCAATTATTCCGAGCTCGTGGCGAAAAACAGCAAATATCCGATTGAAATTCCAGATGATTTCCGTGTTGATGCGGTGGTTAAAGTGAATGGTTTTTTGGGTTGTTGCACGCACATCAGGTTGCCTGAAAATCACACGAATTATGGTGCAAATTTCAACAACAAAACGCTGTTTTCTACCACAGGTTCGCTGGATAGTGATTTTGCGAAAATGACGGCAAAACATTGTTCTCAATATGAAAATATGTTTTCGGATTATCCGAATCACACGTTTTTATTTGAAGTGTGCGACCCGATCGATGTGCATATTATCCGCGAAGCATTTGGCGCGACTTTGATTGGCGTGATTGAAGTGGCGACTGGGCGGCAATGGCGCGAGCAGGAATTGGACGACATCGCGGCGCGTTATGACGTGAAACGTCCGCAAGTGATTGAAAATATTTCGTTTGGTGAATTGAAAGCCCTGCTGAAAACGGTGGAGCATGAAGGCTTTATGGTGTTTGATTCGGCAACAAAGGAAATGCTGTTTAAGCTGAAATCGCCGTATTATTTAGTGTCTAAATTGTTCGGGCGTAGCACGGCGGATAATTTGTCGCGGAAGTTGGATAAACGCCATGTTGATGAAGAATTTTATCCGTTAATTGATTATATTTCGGCTAATCAATCGTATTTTAATGAATTGGCAGAATTGGATAAGATTGCGTTTATTCAGGAATTTTTAAGGAATGTGGTTTGA
- the brnQ gene encoding branched-chain amino acid transport system II carrier protein, protein MSSQNTKSAFVATGLMLFALFFGAGNLIFPASMGQQAGNNVFSAMLGFLLTGVGLPLLGVLAIGYSGTKDVQELASRVTKWYGVAFAVALYLAIGPLFATPRTATVSFEIGVLPFLGDNLAAATKDIALRVFLVFFFGVAYWLSVTPSKLVDRVGKILTPVLLVSIAVLVITAAVSPMGAPQAPAEAYQSGALAKGMIEGYGTMDALASLVFAIIVIDAVRAMGVNDKGQILKLTTSSGFVAAGCLAAVYVFIGYMGATSVAGIGAQDSGAAVLSLSAGHYFGNGGKVLLALIVFLACLSTAVGLITSCGEYFNRLIPNKLSYRNWVIVFTLVSFGFANFGLNAIIKFSVPVLMLLYPLTIAIIALAFLDKFFGGRRIVYICTIIGTLPIAILDGWKTANAMLDGSKEALVMHIDVALKEVLPFYSSGLGWILPAIAGFVIGVVLSKAVKKQAQTA, encoded by the coding sequence ATGAGTTCTCAAAATACTAAATCGGCATTCGTTGCCACAGGTTTAATGCTGTTCGCATTGTTTTTTGGTGCAGGCAATTTGATTTTCCCTGCCAGCATGGGTCAGCAAGCAGGTAACAATGTGTTTTCTGCCATGTTGGGTTTCTTGCTTACAGGTGTAGGCTTGCCATTGTTGGGTGTGTTGGCGATTGGCTATTCAGGCACAAAAGACGTGCAGGAATTGGCTTCTCGTGTTACCAAATGGTATGGTGTGGCGTTTGCGGTTGCGCTGTATTTGGCGATTGGTCCGCTGTTCGCCACTCCGCGCACGGCAACGGTTTCTTTTGAAATCGGCGTGTTGCCTTTCTTGGGCGACAATCTTGCGGCTGCCACAAAAGACATCGCTCTGCGTGTGTTCTTGGTGTTCTTCTTTGGTGTGGCTTACTGGTTGTCGGTTACGCCAAGTAAATTGGTGGACCGTGTCGGCAAAATCTTAACGCCTGTGTTGCTAGTGTCGATTGCGGTGTTGGTGATTACGGCTGCGGTTAGCCCAATGGGTGCGCCACAAGCTCCTGCTGAAGCGTACCAATCTGGCGCGTTGGCAAAAGGTATGATTGAAGGTTACGGCACAATGGACGCGTTGGCTTCTTTGGTGTTTGCGATTATCGTGATTGACGCGGTTCGCGCAATGGGCGTGAACGACAAAGGTCAAATCTTGAAATTGACCACTAGCTCAGGTTTTGTAGCGGCTGGTTGCTTGGCGGCAGTTTATGTGTTCATCGGCTATATGGGCGCGACCAGCGTGGCGGGCATTGGCGCACAAGATAGCGGTGCGGCGGTGTTATCTTTGAGCGCAGGGCATTATTTTGGCAACGGCGGTAAAGTTTTGCTTGCCCTGATTGTATTCTTGGCTTGCTTATCTACTGCGGTTGGCTTGATTACTTCTTGTGGTGAATACTTTAATCGTTTGATTCCAAACAAATTAAGCTACCGTAACTGGGTGATTGTGTTCACGCTGGTGTCTTTCGGTTTTGCCAACTTTGGTTTGAACGCGATTATTAAATTCTCTGTGCCTGTGTTGATGTTGCTGTATCCTTTAACGATTGCGATTATCGCGTTGGCGTTCTTGGATAAATTCTTTGGCGGTCGCCGCATTGTGTATATCTGCACAATTATTGGTACTTTGCCGATTGCGATTTTGGACGGCTGGAAAACGGCTAATGCGATGTTGGACGGTTCAAAAGAGGCGTTGGTAATGCACATTGATGTGGCATTGAAAGAAGTGTTGCCATTCTATTCTTCTGGTTTGGGCTGGATTTTGCCAGCGATTGCAGGGTTTGTGATTGGCGTGGTGTTGAGTAAAGCTGTGAAGAAACAAGCGCAAACTGCTTGA